In Babesia microti strain RI chromosome IV, complete genome, the sequence AACCTTGTAAATCCCATATATTATTAGCCCTGAGCCCAGGGGATTTGCCCACCACCAGTAGCGGTACTGAGATACCCGTCCAATCTGTGCAAATTGGGCATTAACTTCCCTAGCCACATCGTCAACCAACTCACTCGCCCTCTTACCCTCAAGTTTCTTCCAAACCCGTCTCCACGTCAAAGGGTTAACAGATCTAGCTGCGGCAGCTAGAGCCCTTTCTATGTGCCAGCCCATTGACACAACACCGtataatgaaatatcaaCACAGGTATACACCACACTATATTAGTAAAACAACTACACTAATGTCCGGTCTAGTTATAGGGCTACCTTATATTAGCATAGGTGTGTCAGTATTCCACTTGATTTTTATGCGATATATTGACagaaaaattgtaaaataaatcataaataatgacACTCTAACGCCCCAACTACTGTATAATCAACACATTCACATTATTACGaataaataactaattatacaattatatagtaACGTTTCGTGCGTTTAAAGAGTGTTTTCAATCTTCAGCATTATAATGAATTGTCAATTAAATGCTATCCACTGTTGTGTAGTAATTAATCCTATCTGGCGTTACTTTCCTATAGGAGCTACGTGATACAATACTTACCtttgaaaataattggACACTCCAAAGGCATCTGGACTCAAGTAGTTAAAAGTCACTGTtaatggcaattttaatttccTAACAAGCTTGATTAGCCAGAAGGGGAAGATTCTACCGGTAAAATCTATCATTTTCCCAAGGCCACTCTTGAGGATCGAGTGTCTAGGATAGTAGCCGCCTTGCAGTACAGCATAGGCCAACATTCCATCCGCCACTGATTTAAGCCtgttggtaaaattttgatgtaCGACTTGTAACAGGGACTGACAATTCACGTACTTGGGGGCTATTTTTAGTCCCTCAAACATAAATTGCTGCTGATACTTGTGCACAAGATTTTGGAGATTATCAGCGAGGTCTTCAAGTCCCAAAATCTCAATTTCACCCTGAAATTGTTCAACCATTTTGAGCTCAAGTTGGTATAGTTGTCTGCGATATAATAGCAGTGTAGGCGATTGCGCAATTTGGCTATCTATGGACCTATAGTTTTTCCGTAggtaattgattattttatagAGTGGCATGGACACGACTTTCACCGGATGAAACTCACTTTTACCCATTTTAATGACCATTGGAGGCACGTTAAATACCTTCTCAACCTCCCTAATCAGTTTCACTAGTCTCAGCTCCACCAATTTCTGAAATTTCTCAGATTCTCCATTTTGTAGCTCAAATTCGATACAAAACGTCCTAATAGGTATACCCAACTTAAAAATAAGTGCCAATGATGTAATTAACAACTGAACTGGGTATTGCGATTGTAAGCTGTGAAATTTCAGAGATTGGAAGTCAAGTGGCAATATTACCTGTTGTGTCGATGCAATAAGCAgtgatatttgtgaaatatataacaacaGAGAATTTCtatgtgatataatttttaaattaaagCTATCGTCGAATCTAGATTATTGGGACGTTACCTTTGAGGCCAATCGGCTAGGTGAGGTACCAAAATTGTCTGCGACAAAGCTAATGTTGATGGAGTAAAATCgtgatttaaaaattcaatggAATCCTTAAATCTCTTGACTCCAATTGAGCAAGCATTGTGTATCCCTCGTGTTTTGCTGGACTTATCCATAGTTACTATGCCATATAAGTTATTATGCGCAGGCAATAACGTTTTGACGCTCATAGACAAGGggaaaattaaaaaaaatactGCCAATTTTGCCATTTTGATTGTTTTGCGCGCAATTGCTAACGAATTAACATATCAAGAGTGATATTGTCAAATCTGGCAGGACTTGAAATGAAGGGTTTGCTCCTACCCTCCTTAGTATACTCTCTCTTTGTACTATTCCTCCTTCTATACACGTAATCTGGTAGAACCTTCTCGTAAGTATAAGGTTTAGTGTCAAAATATAGCTTGAAAGTATCTATTAACCGCTGGAATGATTGCTTATTTGTTTTGAAAAGATAAGCCAAGTGCTTCCTCCTTCTATGGGCCAATTTGAGTAGTTTGAGCTTGGCAGATATGTCCTTGGGGGACCTTTTTACGTGTTCGATTAGGTAATCTATTCTGGCAGTTATAGCCGCAACCTGAGTATCGCATGAACCAGTATCCTTTTCGTGTCTTTTAAAGGGTTCCCTCAACTCCTGGACATAGCGTTGAATGAAGTAGGCCCCTTTGACACGAAGTTGAGATGGGGAAATGTCCCAGGTTGAAGAGGTTGATATATGTTCTTTTTTACTTACAGTTTGTGTTGTGTcataaaaatcattaacTATTTCACCTCCAAAATCTGAGTGTATGACACtagtattattaaatt encodes:
- a CDS encoding conserved Plasmodium protein, unknown function (overlaps_old_locusTagID:BBM_III06195) — translated: MDKSSKTRGIHNACSIGVKRFKDSIEFLNHDFTPSTLALSQTILVPHLADWPQRFDDSFNLKIISHRNSLLLYISQISLLIASTQQVILPLDFQSLKFHSLQSQYPVQLLITSLALIFKLGIPIRTFCIEFELQNGESEKFQKLVELRLVKLIREVEKVFNVPPMVIKMGKSEFHPVKVVSMPLYKIINYLRKNYRSIDSQIAQSPTLLLYRRQLYQLELKMVEQFQGEIEILGLEDLADNLQNLVHKYQQQFMFEGLKIAPKYVNCQSLLQVVHQNFTNRLKSVADGMLAYAVLQGGYYPRHSILKSGLGKMIDFTGRIFPFWLIKLVRKLKLPLTVTFNYLSPDAFGVSNYFQSSYRKVTPDRINYYTTVDSI
- a CDS encoding conserved Plasmodium protein, unknown function (overlaps_old_locusTagID:BBM_III06190); translation: MGWHIERALAAAARSVNPLTWRRVWKKLEGKRASELVDDVAREVNAQFAQIGRVSQYRYWWWANPLGSGLIIYGIYKVWYLSYMAEKQKKVAQIVSAAYGQGGQWLNPVPK